TGCTAGAAAAAAGCGAACCGATCGTGTGCGATGTGCATGAAACACAgcccatccccccccccccgccaaaTACCACATGAAAATTTTGAGCAAGCATACCTCCAAAAGTGTGCAGTGCTGGCATATCCATGCATCAGTGTATTGTTCTGCTGCAAAGATGCCGATTGAAGTTCAAGCGGAGTTAATATTTATCGTTGGAAGAGGTCATGGCCTCATGAGACATTTGGCATCGTGGGCTGTGACTGTGTTGAATATATCGTCGAATGATATTGCTCCTTTATGCTAGATTGCTCCTCTTTCGTGACATAACAAATTATGTAGGCCACGTTAGGTGGTTAGCATATATAAGTCCTACTTTGTGGAAGGTTAATAGATCTAGTTTGGCTGTTGCTCTTGTTTATGTGGTGCTGATGATATATTGGAGTCACTTACCTGTCTGGCCTTTCTGGGTGCTGAATGTACCTGACGATTTGTTGGATGGCTGCTGGTTGCTGAACATTTTTAATCGAAACCAATCATCCGGATTTTGATTGGTCTGTTCGTAATATAGCTTGTCGATGTGCTTGTCTGAATTCATAATTGCGTATTTGCACTGTAAGCACCCATCAAGTTATGTGGTAGTCGACGTTTTGTAATTCCGCCTGGACCATGAGCTGTCTTCATGTTTATGGCTGGTTGTGTGCCGATCAGGTATATATACTGATGTAGCGATGCATGCGGCCTTGTTGCAGAGTTCCTAATTGCTACAGTGCCTTGTACTAGCAACATCTAGGGTGTGGGTGTACGATAAGAAATCAAGAATGTATGGTCATTGTCACAAGAACCCGGTTTGTATTGGTCTTCACTTGACTGCTAACATCTGGCCATCTCGTGGAACCTTGCAATCCAAATTGCTAGCCGGTGCACATGTGGATAGCGAGACACTTTGTTGATTTTGTTAATATCAAAGCTCTATATCTCAAATCAATAGATGTTgtgtgagtgagtgtgtggtgATGTAAATAAATGAGTGTGTTTACGAGTTATACTGATGTAGTTATACTGGTATTTCAAAGAACAATATAGGGTGACATGTTTCACCGTTTCAAACAACCTTTGCGTCATACAACCAAAAAAGGATATACCATTCTATCTATGCCAGCAGCTCCTATTTATCTCAAGTGTTCACGGAAGATAGTCGTTGTTGTAGTAGCCACCAACCAGACTCACTCGGTATTGCATATTTGCATGGATGAATCCTAGTCATCTTTAGAGCTCCTTTGGAACGGTAGGATTTTGGAAGCATTTTATAGGATTTGGATCCTATAGGAAATTTTCATATGTGGTCGTTTGAAACAAATAATTGAACATTTTAGACTCCTACAAAATTCATATAGAATTCCTTAGTTCCAAGAGGACATTTAACATAAGGTCAAACCTTACAGGGATTTTTTTGCCTATCTTTCTCCAAATTCCCGTGTTACATTAAAATGTTCCATTGATAAATTTATGTATTTTGAATTCCTATACGACTGTAAGTGATAGACAACTCTAATCTAGACCTCAAAGCATGCCTCACACCAATCCATCGCCCTTTTCTTCGACAGCGCCGCCGAACTCGCCACCAGCCTTCTCCCACCACCGAAGCACGCGAGCCTTCCCGAAAGAGATCTCCCCTCGCACCCGCCATCGCTGCCgtattcctcctcctcccccgcctcAGTGCTATCTgattggtggtggagtggagatCGACCCTGTCTTGGAATTCCCTTTGTTGGTAAGGAACCCTAATTTGGTCGGATGGATTTTTCATCTTCGACAGCGCGCGCGAGATCGACCGATCTCAGCTGACGCGTAGGGATTGAGTACACATGGTGTGGGTGCAGTTGATTTCCTAGGAAGATTAGGGGTTCAGCTGAAACCCCCATGCTCGACGCTGAGTACGACCCTGGCGGGTGATGACGAGGATCTTCGTGCAGCGCGGGGCCGCCGGCTCCTCGTCCAGCTCCGGCCGCTCGGGCTCGCAGCaagtgcagcagcagcagcagcagcagcagcagcagccggcaGCAGCTGCCCGGGAGGATGACCTGCCGCTGCAGCCTCAGCCGCAGCCGCCGGAGCTATTGGCCTCAGATGACATAACTGAGAATTTACATGAGGGCAGCGAGAACGTTAGTGGCAGCAATAAGCCTTTGAGGCTGGATGACCCCGTATCTGAGAGCTCGAGCTCGGCAGAGCAGAGGGCTGTGAGGGAGAAGCCTCCCAAGGATGACTCCAGTGTGATCGATCCTGCTTTCTTGGTGGAGGAACTGACAGGGCTCCAGTTTCCTGATCAATTTGAGCATGGGAATTCAGCGCCATCAGGCACTGGCCCGTCGCAGATGGCAGGCGCAGCATCGcatccaccgccgccaccaccagccCCACCTCCAAAACCGTCATCTGGGAATAATGGGTTGCGGAGAATAGGGTCTGGAAGCTCAAATAGTGTGCGAATTGGATCTTCAAGAAGGCCAATAGTTTGGCCACCAGCGGTGGCTCGGACATCTGCTTCAGGTTCTCGGCCTTCTTCTCCCAGGTCGCTTGTGGATGGTGAAGGTTACAATAGTGCAGATGAACAGGGCCCTGGTTACGCCTTGAGTTATAATGATTCGGTATGCTTTCATTTGTCTTGTTCTGTTTTATATGGGTGCTTTAATTTCCCCAATAACTTTTAAAGCATCTTATATATCACATCAGCATTTATTGTATAATGTGAAGATAATGTCATAGATGTATAGGACCTTTATAGTTGAACGATATGCTCTTCTTTGGTAGCTGTTTTTCCTGGTGTATGATTATTAGATGAATCTGTTTATCATGTGCTTTCCTTCATGGTGTAAAATAACAGAAGCATTCTTCTTACTGGAGTTACTTATTCTGATAGTATAAGCAGATAGGGCTATCTAATCTTGGTCAAGGGAAGTACGACGTTTCTTACTTATATTATTAGTGACCCTTTTTTTCCATGTACACAAATAggtataatataatattttcacAACTGCTCATCTTATCCATTTTGCGCCTCAGGAAAGGGAGCACATGTTTGAGCACGATCTAAGGCGAGTGAAAGGGTTGGAAATCAGAAAGATGGCGGAGGATGGGAACTGTCTCTTCAGAGCAGTTGCTGATCAAGTTTATGGAGATGCAGAAGCTTATGACATGGCTAGgcagatgtgtgttgattatatggtaggttgcatCTTTGCATCTGAGTAGTAATTTTCTAGTTTATATCTATGTAAGGACAATATTTTGATGTCCATGAGCAGCATATAtccaaattttttaatttatgaaCTCGATTATCAATTTCTGAATTGTTATGTGAATATATTAGTTCTTGCCATATTCTGCGCACCCTCTTTTTCTACCTCATTTATGAACATTAAGTCCTTAGCTTTGTtagttttttcataattttgggCACAATTAATGTGAGCTAAATAGTGCACCGAGAGATTGAGACAGCCCCGTTTGCAGTCAGATAGTGTTATGGAAATGGTTGTCACCTGGCTCCATGCTTCCAGCTGATAACAAATAACAGTTTCTGCCTCACTGGTTACTAACAAGTAATAACCAGCTCTCAGCTAGGAAGGATACTTGTCGAGGTAGCTTCCAGCAATTTGGTCCAGGACTGGTTATGCCCTGTTATGAAATTGGTTACAACTGTTTCCAGCAAAAATTACTGCTACTTCTGTTACTTTTCTAGCATATTAGGTTAAAGAATATTATCAATTAGGATAATCATGTGCATAAGCAATACAAACCCTGCTAATTCTACGTGAATCTTCTGtctgagttgacaaagaaagtcCTAACTCAAGGTATGGCATATCCAGGAGCCGGATAGCCAATGGATAATGATTTAACCATTTGGTATTTAAGTGGAATGATTAAGGATTCTCATGTCTTTCTATGGGACCTCCAAACATTGTTATAAAAATAGGTTGAAACAGGAATGAGTGCATGTAGCTGTTACCTAATAATTGAGACATTTTGTCTGTATAAACATTACTAGGTGGGCCATTGAATGATTACTGCTTTCCGATTTTCGGAACATCAGCATTAGTTTCCTAGTCAGCTTTTCTAGTGTTTTTTTGTGTGGTCAAAGTATGGTATTCGACAGTGCATTATAAGTAGTTGAAAGGATGGGGGAAACTACTGATCTCTCTGAATTTGCAGAACAGGGAAAAACATGCATTACCATGATATAATATAATCCGTTACTCCATTAGCCATGCAGTTGAAACACTCATTgtcattttctatttctttctcAGGAAAGGGAGCGGGATCATTTCTCTCAGTTCATAACTGAAGGTTTTACCTCTTACTGTAAGAGGAAAAGGAGAGACAAGGTAAGCTTTCAAATATATGCTTAGCAAATCATTAGTTTCCCACCTGTATTGGTTCATTTGCCTTCCCAATCATCTAAATTCAGTACGGGCAACCTAATATAATCATAGTTATTAAAGTGTCGCCATATCGACGATATATCGGCGTGGTGAGAAACAGTAGCTCGCCACGGTGACGCCACAGCTCGGGTGTGTATGGTACCCGCCATAGTGGTGTGGCGTCGCCGTGGCCCCTCTGTGGCATCTTGTGGCGAGAAGAAGCCCTGTGGCGCCCGCCCCAAGCAAATGGACGATTTTGTCGTTGATGGCCTTCGCCAACTTGATCTTCCACCGTCCACCAGTCCATTCCGTCGCCTCCTGCTCCATTTCGCCCATTGCATCCTCCCTGAGGATGGAGCTCCGATCCAGAACTGTAGaagtgggagagggaggggggagaAGCAAGCTCGATGATGGTATTGTGGCGATCAAGATCTgtggaagaggaagagggatggatggaggagaagaaAGCATTGATCTAGATCTGGTGTCTTCAACTGGAGTGGTGACTGCAGGCTGCTTGGTGGTGCTGTTAGGGCATGGGAGAGGGAAAGTGTTTAGATTGGCTGTTGGGCTTCTAAGAGGTATTGGGCTGATCTGTGTAGTGGCCTATATCACCTCTCTCacctctcttttccttttattcTCTGATGTATCTGTAATATATAGGCTGGTGGGCTGGGCCAaccctcctcccttctccttTCCCCTTTTTCTGGTGTTTATTTAGCTCGTATGGCATCGCCACACCACGCGCCGTAAGCGATATAAaggtgtgaaggtggtgggttgCCACGCCTCGCCACACCGCCATAATAAACCTTGAATAGAATGCTGTTGTGCTGTGCTTGTGTGCAGTTCTTTATATAACCTTGTGAGTTGTAAAGCCCATCTTGTTCAGTCAACTGACTGTTGTACATATttggctcttttttttttctggcgCTTTCTTGTGCTCCTGCCAAGCACTGCCCACCTATTTGAATCAGCATTTATGTTTCCTAATTATCTGTGCTTCCACACATCAAAGCATGTATTTTGTCTTAACTTTTGAAACCTTTCCTCTGGTTTTAAATGCTTAATTAGATATAGTAAGCAGCTGCTTTTCATGTACAAACTAAAAATATAGGAAGTTATACAAGGAAAAAATTGGCATTGTTGCCTCTAAGTAGTTGTGCTGATTAATTGTTCAATTCTTCAAGGTATATGGCAATAATGTTGAGATCCAGGCATTTGCAGAGATGTACAATCGTCCCATTCACATATATTCCTACGGTACAGGTAAAAGTTGCTCATGCATTTGAAGTTTTTAACCcttgttactttttttttcttttttttttgtgatagCTAGCATCAGCTCTTTTAACATGGTTTGCTGTTACTGCAGATCCCATTAACATTTTTCACAGAAGCTATAACACAGACGTTCCTCCAATTCGGTTAAGTTACCATCATGGTAACCATTACAATTCAGTGGTTGATCCCTGTCGACAGACAGTTGGGGCAGGCCTTGGATTTAGCTCCTTTAGAGGGGTAAACCTTTGCTTCTCTGAACCTTTTCTCTGTCTTGCATGAGGTTCAGTTATTACAAGTTTGGCCATTTTTTCGGATTGATAGTAATGCTCTCTTAGATCTCTACCATTTCCTTTTTGTGTAGACCAATAATGTTGACAGGGACCAGGTGAAGGCTGCAATAAAAGCTCAGCAAGATCAACAGATTGAGAATGTAAGTACCGCTAGTTGTTTTCCATGTGTTCTTGCCATCCCAATATCCTCACATATCAAACAGGCCTATCTGAAGCTACCTGAGAATGAAATGTCATATGCTTAATGCTTCTGTTGGCAATGTCAGGCACTTTTGGCTGAAGGGCGATTCTACTCTGATCTGGAGTTGACAGAGAGGGAAATAGAACGGATGGTGATGGAGGCCTCACGGGCAGAGTATCTGGCCGAGGAGAAAAGGCTTAACATTAGAGATTCATCAACATCAGGGGCAGAGCCATCTTCTTCTGCCGCAAGTAAGCCCGCGCTCCTTGACATTTGAAGAACAACTCTACAACGCCCTGCGGTCCTGCCTATCAGTTTGCTTGaaactagcatgatttcctacCATGCAGTTAGTGGGTCGTCTCGTTCGGCTGCGGCAGCAGATAGAGGGAGCGAGGAGTGCTTCGTACTTCCAGACACTGTGCTGACTCGCAGCATGCAGTTGCTCCTGGCAATGGGCTTCAGCTACATCCAGGTTATGGAAGCCTACAGCATATTCGGCGAGGACGTGGACTCGATGATCTGCTACCTGGTGGAGACAGGAGGCACCGGAGCCTCTGCCGGCGGTAGCAATCGCCAGAAAGGAAAGGTTGCCGAGTGATGTGCTCACCTCTCTAGCTTGTGATGGATCGGTATCATTGGGCGTAAGTCATAGGAGATAATGACAGCCTTGTGAGTTGAGAAGTCAATATACTTGCTACATTATGAGTGATAAATAAAAGTTACTCGCGAGTAGCGACTTTTCTATGGGATCTGATGTTTGAAATGAATGGATGTTGGTGCTTTGTTATCTTCTTAGGCCTTCAGGGAAAATTGTTGGGTTCCCCACTTCACCTGTTGTTCCCCTTTGCGATCGTTGTGAGAAGCCTGGAATCTTCTTCGAGACTTGCGTCTTTCCTAGTACGCTAGCGTGAAATTGGGTTTATGATGCTTTGTGCGTAACAATTACAACAAGATCTAAGGGCGTGTTTGTTCTGCTATTAGTGCTCAAGCTTGCCCAATCAAAACTCGTAGTTTCCATCAAACTTTGTCCACCGTTTAGTTTGAGGATTGAGATCATCTGATTTTACCAACTGAAAAGTCAGgtgattttaaaattttaaattgaCGTGAACCGTTGAAATTTAAGCAGACGAATCAGCACTTCTCTTTGGGTCTCTCTtcttttggtaaaaaaaaacctcattaaagaaatcaagttgaagATGATGCATCGGTCCACCAATAATGACATGAAAACTCATACTGAAAATGAAgacaaaaaaatattcatatagTTGCCTTACATAAAACAgagaaactgaaaaaaaaaatgaagtgacTTCGAACATAATTCACGTCTCTTTTAACTATGAGAAAATATAGATATAGTGATATAGATTCGCTATTAAGAACAAAGCTATTATGTTTaggtcatatttattttttattttaattatggattctatctccaaaagcaaaaatagaaaacaGTCATATTCTAAAAACTGATTCTCACAATTCATAAGTCAAATTGTAATACAAAATCTTATAATCCATAACTTAATAAGAATAAGATTCTTCACGAAATCCAGATTGTGACAAtctaaaacaaaaacaaataggaCCTTAGTAAACCTACAAAGACAATTACccaaaatattttaattaaggAGACAAAAAATCCCAATATTAGTGAATCCCTACAGAAATAAAAGATAAGTAATTTTTTGCTGTATACAAAAGAGATGGAATGATTGGTGAACCCAAACACAATGAAATGAAAATAATAATTAGACAGACAAATAACATCAATTTTAAGGTTTTAGAATCCAAAAGTTTTGAAAACCGAATCAAAGTACCCGTATTAACCAAATGACGGTGCATAACATAAACAAAGCCACGGCTGCTGGCCACTGGGCGTTGCATTGCACATCCAGTTCCCCTTTCATTCCCGGTCCTTCGCTCCTTTAGTTCC
This genomic window from Phragmites australis chromosome 7, lpPhrAust1.1, whole genome shotgun sequence contains:
- the LOC133924177 gene encoding OVARIAN TUMOR DOMAIN-containing deubiquitinating enzyme 6-like yields the protein MTRIFVQRGAAGSSSSSGRSGSQQVQQQQQQQQQQPAAAAREDDLPLQPQPQPPELLASDDITENLHEGSENVSGSNKPLRLDDPVSESSSSAEQRAVREKPPKDDSSVIDPAFLVEELTGLQFPDQFEHGNSAPSGTGPSQMAGAASHPPPPPPAPPPKPSSGNNGLRRIGSGSSNSVRIGSSRRPIVWPPAVARTSASGSRPSSPRSLVDGEGYNSADEQGPGYALSYNDSEREHMFEHDLRRVKGLEIRKMAEDGNCLFRAVADQVYGDAEAYDMARQMCVDYMERERDHFSQFITEGFTSYCKRKRRDKVYGNNVEIQAFAEMYNRPIHIYSYGTDPINIFHRSYNTDVPPIRLSYHHGNHYNSVVDPCRQTVGAGLGFSSFRGTNNVDRDQVKAAIKAQQDQQIENALLAEGRFYSDLELTEREIERMVMEASRAEYLAEEKRLNIRDSSTSGAEPSSSAAISGSSRSAAAADRGSEECFVLPDTVLTRSMQLLLAMGFSYIQVMEAYSIFGEDVDSMICYLVETGGTGASAGGSNRQKGKVAE